The genomic segment GCGGGTGAACGTCCGGGCGGCCGCATCGGCCTGACGGGTCGGTCGACAAGTTACAGATGGCGCGTCCGGCGGTCACGTCGGACGCGCTTTTTTTAGGCCGCCAGGGTTTTTGGGGGTCCATGAAAGGGATCGCGTTCAAAGATCGCGTGGTGATTCAGGTGTTCGCCGGTAATGGCGGCGACGGCTGCGCGTCCTTCCGGCGTGAGAAATATGTTCCGCTCGGCGGCCCGGATGGGGGAGACGGCGGCCGGGGCGGTAGCGTGTTTATCCGTGCGAGCAAGGATGTGGACTCGCTCGTGAGCCTTTACTACCAGCCGATCCAGCGCGCGCAGCATGGCGGGCGGGGCAGGGGCGCTCAGCGCACGGGCGAGGATGGCGAGGACCTGATCCTGCCGGTGCCCTGCGGAACGCAGGCGTGGCATGTGCCCTCGATTCCGCCCGGCGCCCCCGTCCCCGAGATGGAGGATGAGGAGCGGCATCCGCGGGAGTCGGTTTTCCAGGCTGAGCGCGTGCCGATCGGCGAGGTGGTATCCGACGGCGATACGCTGCTGTTGGCCCGGGGAGGGCGGGGCGGCAAGGGGAATGTTCATTTCAAGTCGCCAACGAACCGCGCGCCAACCGAATTCACACGAGGGACGCCTGGCGAGGCCCGGACGATTATTCTTGAGCTCAAAACAGTGGCCGATGTCGGGCTCGTAGGATATCCGAATGCGGGCAAATCGACCCTATTGGCGGCGCTGACAGCGGCCCATCCGAAAATTGCGCCGTACCCGTTCACGACACTCAACCCGCTAATCGGGACGCTCCAGTTCGAGGACTACACCTCGCTCCGCATTGCCGATATCCCAGGGCTCATCGACGGCGCGCATGCGGGCGTCGGCCTCGGCCACGATTTTTTGAGGCACATCGAGCGGTCACGTTTTCTCGTTTATGTCATCGACATGGCGGGCATCGACGGCCGGGACCCCGCGGACGATTTCGCGCACCTGCGCGAGGAGCTGCGTCTCTATTCTGAGGATCTTGTGCAGCGCCCGTACGTTGTGGTGGCGAACAAGATGGACGTGCCGGTGGCAGCGAGGAATCTGGAGGCGTTCCGGCGGAAGACCAATCTCGACCCGCTTCCGATTTCCGCTCAAACGGGCGAGGGGCTCGGCGCGCTGCGGGAGCTGTTACACGATTGGCGGCGTGGCCGGCGCACGTTCGTGGCGCTCTAGCGTCGAAACCGCTGCGCTTGCCGGCAGGGTCAGTGATCCACCCAAACGCCGGCGGCGAGGAGCGAGGGAATCTGATTGGTCAACGCCTCACTGGAGAGCGGGTTGCCCGTAACGTTGACGTACGAACCGCTAGGCAAGCCTCCCTGCGCGAGGCAGGCCAAAAGCGGCGAAAGGTCGGAGATCGCGTTGTTGTCGGCAACGAGATTCGTGAGCGAAACTGCGTCTTGCAAGCCGTCGAGTCTGGACACGCCCGCGCCGGAAACGCTGAGCGAGCGGACCGTTTCCACATCCAGGTCATAAAGAACGTTGGACGCCCCCCATTTGAAGGGCACGGAAGCTAACAGCGCCGAGCGAAGTGCCGGATCCGGCACGATGGATGGCTCCAGTCTGCGGAGCCGAAAGATTTGAGATGCCGGCTCTTGATCCGAGATTTGGAAGTCCACCCGCCGGCCGGGGGCGGCGGTAGAGACTGGAGCGAAAGGCGCGCCGGGGAACGGGGCGGCTTCCACAACATGCCATGTGGAGGGCCAGGCGGTTCCTGCAACCGAATTTGTCACGGTACCCGTGGGGCCGAGCCATTCGATGGTCACCATGTTGTTAGAGATCGATCCGAGCGTGATCGCCGAATTCATTCGCAAGCCGATGACCCCTCGGGGATAGAGATATGTCCCCCAAGGTACAAAGGCTTGGTTCGTCCAGGTCCAGATCTGAAAGTCGTTGGGATTGGCCGACCAGCCTGTGCGCACGCGAACGCGGCGAACCCCACCGGCGGTGATCTCGTAGCCGACGATGAGAAAGGCGTGGATGTCCGGGTTGTACCCCGAGCTATCGGCATAAGCTTGCTCCTGCAAGTGGAGCAGGATCGGGCGTCCAGCATCGATTTCCCGGCGCACGTGATCGAAGGTAAAGCCTGTGCCCGGTGGCGTGTGATGCCAGATGTCAACCAACTGGGAGAAAACGTCTGCATCATATCCCCGCCATGCGGCGAAGGCGCGCAGTCCGGACTGGATGTCCCGGATAGCATTGCCCTGCCCGTCAACGGGCTGAAAATTCACGCGGAGTGCGCCACTGGTGTCGAAAAAATTGAAAGCCCACGCGTCTTTGTTTCCTCGGCACTCGCCATTGAGGTTTGTCCACTTGTCCTGGCTCATTCCGATGAAATCGCCGATGCAGTCGGGCTCGTGCTCGACGCCGCGCGAGAGCCAGGGATCTGGAGCGGTGCTCTGGTAGCCCACGTAGTAGTCGTCCACGTGCCCGTAGTGGTTGGACGGGCGCCCGTCCAGACCCGCTTTGGAAGCCCACAGCGCCACAATACCGCTGTTCGTCCCCGAGGACACGAGAGGTGCCACTCCACCCGCAGTCGGTCCCGTGTAGATGTTTGAGTAGCCGTTGCGGTCCCAGTAGGCGAACAGCATGCCGGATCCTCCGCCGTAGCAGCCGTAGTGCCAGTCATAGGCGGGGGTATCCTGAATCCAAACGTTGGCCGGCGGATCAGATGCGCGGCCAACCGGGGCACTCATGGCCGCAACAAGGGTTATCCATGCGGCAAGACGGACTTGTTGAAGACTTTGCACAATGTAAATATACACCGTGGATGCCGACGTCGAAAACGCGGCCGGAGTGAGAGGCGAGGATGTTGCGGCGTGCGCAGAGGTCGTCAGGCCGCCTCCACTTATCGACCAATCTCAACGATGAGTGATATTCGGTCACGGGTCCTGAATGAATTTGCTGCCCGGTGCGGCGGCGCCCCCGACGCGCTGGTCCGCGCGCCGGGGCGAGTCAACCTGATCGGCGAACATACGGATTACAACGAAGGGTTCGTGATGCCGATCGCGATCGAACGCGCGACATGGATCGCCCTTCGCGCCCGGTCGGACACGATGGTGATCCTCCATTCGCTGGACCATCAGGCCACGCTGCAGTTTGACGCGGACCGACCGGAACACGGCGGCGAGGCGTGGACCGAGTATCCGAAGGGCGTCGCCAACGCATTGCGGGAAGAAGGATTCGTCCTTCGAGGATTTGAGGGGGTGACGGCCTGTGACGTGCCGATGGGCGCGGGTCTTTCTTCTTCGGCCTCATATGAGCTGGCGGTCGCGCGAGCGTTCCAGGTGGTCTCGGGTTGGGCGTGGGACCCGATTCGGATGGCTCTGTTGGCGCAGCGCGCGGAAAACCGGTGGGTCGGTGTCCAATGCGGGATCATGGACCAGTTGATTTCGGCTATTGGTAAACGCGGACACGCTCTGCTGATCGATTGCCGGGACCTGTCTCATCGGGCCGCGCCGCTGCCCGAGGGTTGCGCGGTTGTGATCATGGATACGATGACGCGGCGCGGTCTCGTGGATTCGGCGTACAACGAGCGGCGCGCGCAGTGTCAGGCGGCGGCCCGCCAACTCGGCGTACGGGCGTTACGCGACGTCACGGAGGCGGAATGGGCAGCCCGCGCCCACGAGCTCGAGGAGACCGTTCGGAAGCGCGCTCGACATGTGGTCACGGAGAACGCGAGGACGCTCGCAGCCGCCGAGGCCATGTCGGCTGGCGACGGCCGCCGGCTGGGCCGGCTGATGAATGAAAGCCATGACAGTCTGCGCGATGATTTTCAGGTCACCAACGACGCGTTGAATCTGATCGTGGATCTCGCCCGCGCTCACCCTGCCTGTCTTGGCGCCCGGATGACCGGCGCGGGATTCGGTGGCTGCGCAGTGGCGCTGGTTTCCGAATCGGGCGTTGACGATTTCTGTGCCCGGCTCCGGGCGGAATATTCGGCCCGGACGGGGAAATCGCCCAGTTTATATGTGACTCGGGGAGCTGACGGCGCCGCCACGGATTGATGCGACACCGCACGGGCATGGGTCGTTCCTCTGTGGTAAATTGAATTCGTGGCTATCACTCTCAAGCGCATCGGAGATTCCGGGCCGGTTTCGCCGGGGAAGGAAATCATCTGGCTTTCCTGTTGCGAGCAGTGCCTTTTTTGGGAGCGCAGTGCGTACATCGTAACTGGCTCGTGCCGGCGATACCCCTACCCGCGAATGCATGCGTGGCAGCGCTGCGAGTATTGGACCAATCGCCATGATGTGCGCTGTTTTCATCGCCAGCCCGATGTCGGGCCTGAAGCTGGTAGCGACGGCCGACGTCGCGCTCGCATCCGATCGTAATGGAACTGCGAGCGGACGGCCGGAAAATTCGTGGCCGATTTGGCGCTTGCGCCCCGTTTGCGCGCTCGCATGATTCGGCGCATGAACTGGCTCGGCTACGCGATAATCGGATTGGCGGCGGGGGTGGCTGGCGGGGCGTTTGGAGTGGGAGGCGGGGTTTTGATTGTTCCTGCGTTGATTCTCTGGTTCAAGGTTCCCTACCCGGTGGCCGTGGGCACATCGCTCGCGCTGATCATTCCGATCTCGCTGGCTGGCGCGGCGGCGCACGGCCGGTTCGGAAATTTGGATTGGCGGATTTTCACGATCGCGTCGATTGCCGGGATGCTCGGGGCTATCGCCGGCGCGGTTCTGGTGCAGAAAGTCCCTGAGCTTTATGCGCGGCGCGCATTTGCGGTCTTCCTGGTGTATGCGGCGTGGCGGCTTTGGGTGAGATGATCCGGCTAGTCGACGCGCACAACCATCTGCAAGACGAACGCTTCGGGGGGCGACAGGTCGAGATCATCGCCGCGGCGCGGACGGTCGGCATCACGCGGATGGTGGTAAACGGTTCCACGTGCAGCGATTGGGCGGATGTCGCGGCTCTTGCGCGTCAGTTTCCGGATTTAATTATTCCTAGCTTCGGCGTGCATCCATGGTACGTCCATGAGCAGCCGACAGATTGGGAAGAATCTCTGCGCGATTACTTAGAGGATTTCCCTCAAGCAGGCGTTGGGGAGGTGGGACTGGATCGCTGGAAATCCGACCTGCCGTGGGAGGGACAGGTCGACGCGTTTCGCCGACAGCTTCGACTCGCCCGCGAGCTGAAGCGACCTGTGAGCATTCATTGTTTGCGCGCTTGGGGTGCGCTGGTCGACGTTTTGGAATCGGAGCCGTTACCCGAGAGAGGGCTTTTGATGCACAGCTACGGTGGATCCGCTGAGATGGTCTCGATCCTCATCCCGTATGGCGCCCGTTTTTCGTTGCCGGGCTATTTCCTGCGGCCTGACAAGGAAAACAAGTTGGCGACGTTTCGCCGCGTGCCGTCAGACCGACTTCTGATTGAAACCGATGCGCCGGATCAGCTTCCGCCGGCGGATTTGGTTGAATACCCCATAGTCGGTCCGGATGGGCAGCCGATCAACCACCCAGCGAATTTGCGGGCGATCTATCGCCGGGCCGCCGAGGCGCTGGATCGACCTTTCGAGGAATTCGTGAGTCAGGTGGAAGCCAACTTCGCAGAATGGTTCGGGGCCTGATTGCCCAGCAGCAGCCGTACAGCCGCCGCGGCGGCGTGGAATCCGAAAACCGCAGTTACAAACACGGCGGACCCCAGGCGGCCCTCGCAGACCGGTCCGCTGTTTGGGTCGATTCCCGACACGGTTTTCTCCGCGTCGCAAGGGTCCGGCATTTTGACAGGTTCGGGAGAGTAGACGCAAAGGACGCCCATCTTACGGTTGCCGCCTCCAGGAAGTCCGAAATGGCGGCGAAGCTTCTTTCGAACGAACATCAACAGTCGGTCGTGGTGGGCGTGTGCCAGGTCGTCGGTCCGGACAAGCGATGGATCCAATTTCCCCGCGGCCCCGCCGCAGGTGATGACTGAAATGCCGCGCGATCGCGCACTGCCGATCAGAGTCGCCTTGGACATCACGCCGTCGATGCAATCCACGACAACGTCGAGGGGTTCATCGAAGGGCCGCTCGGGATTCCCGGTCAGATAAAATTCCCTGCGCGCTCGCACCCTGCATTCGGGATTGATTGCGAGGATACGGGAGGCGAGCGCCTCTGCCTTGGGCCGGCCGATCCAATCCGCAACGGCATGCAACTGGCGGTTGGTATTCGAAACGCAGATGTCGTCGCCGTCCATCAGTGTCAGGTGCCCGA from the Kiritimatiellia bacterium genome contains:
- the obgE gene encoding GTPase ObgE translates to MKGIAFKDRVVIQVFAGNGGDGCASFRREKYVPLGGPDGGDGGRGGSVFIRASKDVDSLVSLYYQPIQRAQHGGRGRGAQRTGEDGEDLILPVPCGTQAWHVPSIPPGAPVPEMEDEERHPRESVFQAERVPIGEVVSDGDTLLLARGGRGGKGNVHFKSPTNRAPTEFTRGTPGEARTIILELKTVADVGLVGYPNAGKSTLLAALTAAHPKIAPYPFTTLNPLIGTLQFEDYTSLRIADIPGLIDGAHAGVGLGHDFLRHIERSRFLVYVIDMAGIDGRDPADDFAHLREELRLYSEDLVQRPYVVVANKMDVPVAARNLEAFRRKTNLDPLPISAQTGEGLGALRELLHDWRRGRRTFVAL
- the galK gene encoding galactokinase; the protein is MSDIRSRVLNEFAARCGGAPDALVRAPGRVNLIGEHTDYNEGFVMPIAIERATWIALRARSDTMVILHSLDHQATLQFDADRPEHGGEAWTEYPKGVANALREEGFVLRGFEGVTACDVPMGAGLSSSASYELAVARAFQVVSGWAWDPIRMALLAQRAENRWVGVQCGIMDQLISAIGKRGHALLIDCRDLSHRAAPLPEGCAVVIMDTMTRRGLVDSAYNERRAQCQAAARQLGVRALRDVTEAEWAARAHELEETVRKRARHVVTENARTLAAAEAMSAGDGRRLGRLMNESHDSLRDDFQVTNDALNLIVDLARAHPACLGARMTGAGFGGCAVALVSESGVDDFCARLRAEYSARTGKSPSLYVTRGADGAATD
- a CDS encoding sulfite exporter TauE/SafE family protein, whose product is MADLALAPRLRARMIRRMNWLGYAIIGLAAGVAGGAFGVGGGVLIVPALILWFKVPYPVAVGTSLALIIPISLAGAAAHGRFGNLDWRIFTIASIAGMLGAIAGAVLVQKVPELYARRAFAVFLVYAAWRLWVR
- a CDS encoding TatD family hydrolase, translated to MIRLVDAHNHLQDERFGGRQVEIIAAARTVGITRMVVNGSTCSDWADVAALARQFPDLIIPSFGVHPWYVHEQPTDWEESLRDYLEDFPQAGVGEVGLDRWKSDLPWEGQVDAFRRQLRLARELKRPVSIHCLRAWGALVDVLESEPLPERGLLMHSYGGSAEMVSILIPYGARFSLPGYFLRPDKENKLATFRRVPSDRLLIETDAPDQLPPADLVEYPIVGPDGQPINHPANLRAIYRRAAEALDRPFEEFVSQVEANFAEWFGA
- a CDS encoding tRNA threonylcarbamoyladenosine dehydratase, which encodes MARLQAARVLVVGLGGVGSWAAEALARSGIGHLTLMDGDDICVSNTNRQLHAVADWIGRPKAEALASRILAINPECRVRARREFYLTGNPERPFDEPLDVVVDCIDGVMSKATLIGSARSRGISVITCGGAAGKLDPSLVRTDDLAHAHHDRLLMFVRKKLRRHFGLPGGGNRKMGVLCVYSPEPVKMPDPCDAEKTVSGIDPNSGPVCEGRLGSAVFVTAVFGFHAAAAAVRLLLGNQAPNHSAKLAST